Proteins from a genomic interval of Streptomyces sp. Tu6071:
- the paaC gene encoding 1,2-phenylacetyl-CoA epoxidase subunit PaaC, producing MSDDHLSLAADAAEGDGHWAFGTGFEDPLHGVDTTVPDGVDTAALAALCLALGDDALVSAQRLGEWVTAAPELEIELALANIGLDLLGQTRLLYARAGLLDGTGRDEDAYAYFRDADAFRNLRITEVPNGDFAFTVLRLLAHSAWRLALLRRLTSAPDPVLAAIAAKGVKELAYHRQFAADWAIRLGDGTEESHRRMTEAARALAPLLAEFGRDDSAAFLGVDAAGVAAEAREVWERVLGAATLEIPEAVAESADGRRGAHTEHLAPLLAELQVVARAHPGATW from the coding sequence ATGAGCGACGATCACCTGTCGCTGGCCGCCGACGCCGCCGAGGGCGACGGTCACTGGGCCTTCGGCACCGGGTTCGAGGACCCGCTGCACGGCGTGGACACGACCGTCCCCGACGGGGTGGACACGGCGGCGCTCGCGGCGCTGTGCCTCGCCCTCGGCGACGACGCGCTGGTGAGCGCGCAGCGGCTCGGCGAGTGGGTCACGGCGGCACCCGAGCTGGAGATCGAGCTGGCCCTCGCCAACATCGGCCTGGACCTGCTGGGCCAGACCCGGCTGCTGTACGCGCGGGCCGGGCTGCTGGACGGCACGGGCCGCGACGAGGACGCGTACGCCTACTTCCGCGACGCCGACGCCTTCCGCAACCTGCGGATCACGGAGGTGCCCAACGGCGACTTCGCCTTCACCGTGCTGCGGCTCCTCGCCCACTCGGCGTGGCGGCTCGCGCTCCTGCGCCGGCTCACCTCCGCGCCGGACCCGGTCCTCGCGGCCATCGCGGCGAAGGGCGTCAAGGAGCTGGCGTACCACCGCCAGTTCGCCGCCGACTGGGCGATCCGGCTCGGTGACGGCACCGAGGAGTCGCACCGCAGGATGACCGAGGCGGCACGCGCCCTCGCGCCGCTGCTCGCCGAGTTCGGCCGCGACGACAGCGCCGCCTTCCTCGGGGTCGACGCCGCCGGGGTGGCGGCGGAGGCGCGCGAGGTGTGGGAGCGGGTGCTCGGCGCGGCGACGCTGGAGATCCCCGAGGCCGTCGCGGAGAGCGCCGACGGGCGGCGGGGCGCGCACACCGAGCACCTGGCCCCGCTCCTGGCGGAACTCCAGGTGGTGGCCCGCGCACACCCGGGGGCGACGTGGTGA
- the paaB gene encoding 1,2-phenylacetyl-CoA epoxidase subunit PaaB has protein sequence MSGTDEQGTPAPKDSWPLYEIFVRGKRGLNHVHVGSLHAADDRMALTNARDLYTRRNEGVSIWAVRSEDIAASAPDEKDPFFAPSGDKVYRHPTFYDIPADVPHI, from the coding sequence ATGAGCGGGACGGACGAGCAGGGCACGCCGGCACCGAAGGACTCCTGGCCGCTGTACGAGATCTTCGTACGGGGCAAGCGGGGCCTGAACCACGTGCACGTCGGCTCGCTGCACGCGGCCGACGACCGGATGGCGCTGACCAACGCGCGGGACCTGTACACGCGGCGCAACGAGGGCGTCTCGATCTGGGCGGTGCGCAGCGAGGACATCGCCGCCTCGGCGCCCGACGAGAAGGACCCCTTCTTCGCGCCGAGCGGCGACAAGGTGTACCGCCACCCGACGTTCTACGACATCCCCGCGGACGTCCCGCACATCTGA
- the paaA gene encoding 1,2-phenylacetyl-CoA epoxidase subunit PaaA codes for MTETTATPLAHEEELSAHFDATIARDRRVEPRDWMPEAYRRTLVRQIAQHAHSEIIGMQPEGDWITKAPSLRRKSILFAKVQDEAGHGLYLYSAAETLGADRAELTEMLIEGRQKYSSIFNYPTPTFADVGVIGWFVDGAAICNQVPLCRCSYGPYARAMIRVCKEESFHQRQGYELLMTMMRGTEAQRRMVQEAVDRWWWPSLMMFGPPDGDSPHSAKSMAWRIKRHSNDELRQRFVDMTVPQAEHLGVTLPDPELRWNEERGRHDFGTPDFEELKQVISGNGPCNAERVARRRSAHENGAWVREAAAAHAARHAGDRGKTTEVAA; via the coding sequence ATGACCGAGACCACCGCGACCCCGCTCGCGCACGAGGAAGAGCTGAGCGCCCACTTCGACGCGACGATCGCGCGGGACCGGCGCGTCGAACCGCGCGACTGGATGCCGGAGGCGTACCGCAGGACGCTCGTGCGCCAGATCGCCCAGCACGCGCACTCCGAGATCATCGGGATGCAGCCGGAGGGCGACTGGATCACGAAGGCGCCCTCGCTGCGCCGCAAGTCGATCCTCTTCGCCAAGGTGCAGGACGAGGCGGGCCACGGCCTCTACCTCTACAGCGCCGCCGAGACGCTGGGCGCCGACCGCGCCGAGCTGACCGAGATGCTGATCGAGGGCCGCCAGAAGTACTCCTCGATCTTCAACTACCCGACCCCGACCTTCGCCGACGTCGGTGTCATCGGCTGGTTCGTGGACGGCGCCGCGATCTGCAACCAGGTGCCGCTGTGCCGGTGCAGCTACGGCCCGTACGCCCGCGCCATGATCCGCGTGTGCAAGGAGGAGTCCTTCCACCAGCGACAGGGCTACGAACTCCTCATGACGATGATGCGCGGCACCGAGGCGCAGCGCCGCATGGTGCAGGAGGCCGTGGACCGCTGGTGGTGGCCCTCGCTCATGATGTTCGGGCCGCCCGACGGCGACTCGCCGCACTCGGCGAAGTCGATGGCCTGGCGCATCAAGCGGCACTCCAACGACGAACTGCGTCAGCGCTTCGTCGACATGACGGTGCCGCAGGCGGAGCACCTCGGCGTCACGCTCCCGGACCCGGAGCTGCGCTGGAACGAGGAGCGGGGCAGGCACGACTTCGGCACCCCGGACTTCGAGGAGCTGAAGCAGGTCATCTCGGGCAACGGCCCGTGCAACGCGGAACGGGTCGCGCGGCGCAGGTCCGCGCACGAGAACGGCGCCTGGGTGCGCGAGGCCGCCGCGGCACACGCGGCACGGCACGCGGGCGACCGCGGGAAGACGACGGAGGTCGCGGCATGA
- a CDS encoding 3-hydroxyacyl-CoA dehydrogenase family protein, with the protein MSAAVPRRAGVIGGGRMGAGIAQSFATAGAAVTVVEQDEAAAAKVRERVAGSLERAARRALLPAAPEEILGRLAFVGDVGGLPADADLVVEAVPENAGLKAKLLAAAERVVGADTVLATNTSSLSVTELSASLARPGRFLGMHFFNPVPASALVELVVPEATERAVVDLALAWTAGLGKKDVVVRDSPGFASSRLGVALGLEAIRMVEEGVAAPEAIDDAMTLGYKHPMGPLRLTDLVGLDVRLAIAEYLHRTLGERFAPPALLREKVARGELGRSTGQGFYTWND; encoded by the coding sequence ATGAGCGCGGCAGTGCCCCGGCGGGCCGGGGTCATCGGTGGCGGGCGGATGGGCGCGGGCATCGCGCAGTCCTTCGCCACGGCGGGCGCGGCCGTGACGGTCGTGGAGCAGGACGAGGCGGCGGCGGCGAAGGTGCGCGAGCGCGTCGCGGGCTCCCTGGAGCGCGCCGCGCGGCGCGCGCTGCTGCCCGCGGCGCCCGAGGAGATCCTCGGGCGGCTCGCCTTCGTCGGCGACGTGGGCGGGCTCCCCGCCGACGCGGACCTCGTCGTCGAGGCCGTACCGGAGAACGCGGGCCTCAAGGCGAAGCTCCTCGCGGCGGCCGAGCGGGTGGTCGGCGCGGACACCGTCCTCGCGACGAACACCAGCTCGCTGTCCGTCACCGAGCTGTCGGCCTCGCTCGCGCGCCCCGGGCGTTTCCTCGGGATGCACTTCTTCAACCCGGTGCCCGCCTCCGCGCTCGTCGAGCTGGTCGTCCCCGAGGCGACCGAGCGGGCCGTCGTGGACCTCGCGCTCGCCTGGACCGCCGGGCTCGGCAAGAAGGACGTCGTCGTCAGGGACTCGCCCGGCTTCGCGAGCAGCCGCCTCGGCGTCGCGCTCGGCCTGGAGGCGATCCGCATGGTCGAGGAAGGGGTCGCCGCGCCGGAGGCGATCGACGACGCCATGACCCTCGGCTACAAGCACCCGATGGGGCCGCTGCGCCTGACCGACCTCGTGGGGCTCGACGTGCGGCTCGCGATCGCTGAGTACCTGCACCGCACGCTCGGCGAGCGGTTCGCGCCGCCCGCGCTGCTGCGCGAGAAGGTCGCGCGCGGCGAACTGGGGCGCTCGACCGGACAGGGCTTCTACACGTGGAACGACTGA
- a CDS encoding enoyl-CoA hydratase/isomerase family protein, whose translation MDDLSYEDLAARSFATLAVEVREDRVVVTLDRPEARNAISGLMIRELHAVCAWLEEHPRMLLLTGAGGSFAGGADIAELLGRGRDQAFQGINSRLFERVRRLPMPTLAAVDGWALGGGAELSYACDLRLAGPDAAFGNPEPGLGILAAAGAAWRLPELVGESVAKQVLLAGRTLDARAALACGLVMDVVPAEKLLDEAHAVLDRMAKSSATALRLTKLVVDAPGAHPVADDLAQAVLFEGQDKKDRMTRFLDRKRDRGASGGNTGNKGSGTPGADSERTEGRA comes from the coding sequence GTGGACGACCTCTCGTACGAAGACCTCGCGGCGCGTTCCTTCGCGACGCTCGCCGTCGAGGTGCGCGAGGACCGCGTGGTGGTGACGCTCGACCGCCCCGAGGCGCGCAACGCGATCAGCGGGCTCATGATCCGCGAGCTGCACGCCGTGTGCGCGTGGCTGGAGGAGCACCCGCGGATGCTGCTCCTGACCGGCGCCGGGGGCTCCTTCGCGGGCGGCGCGGACATCGCGGAACTCCTCGGACGGGGCCGGGACCAGGCATTCCAGGGCATCAACAGCCGGCTCTTCGAGCGGGTGCGCAGGCTGCCGATGCCGACGCTGGCCGCCGTGGACGGCTGGGCGCTCGGCGGGGGCGCCGAGCTGAGCTACGCGTGCGACCTGCGCCTCGCGGGGCCGGACGCCGCCTTCGGGAACCCGGAGCCGGGGCTCGGCATCCTCGCCGCCGCGGGGGCCGCCTGGCGGCTGCCCGAGCTGGTCGGCGAGTCGGTCGCCAAGCAGGTCCTGCTCGCCGGGCGCACCCTGGACGCGCGGGCGGCGCTCGCGTGCGGGCTCGTCATGGACGTCGTACCGGCCGAAAAGCTCCTCGACGAGGCGCACGCGGTGCTCGACCGGATGGCGAAGTCCTCGGCGACGGCGCTGCGCCTGACGAAGCTCGTCGTGGACGCGCCCGGGGCGCACCCGGTCGCCGACGACCTCGCGCAGGCCGTGCTGTTCGAGGGGCAGGACAAGAAGGACCGCATGACGAGATTCCTGGACCGCAAGCGGGACCGGGGAGCGAGCGGCGGGAACACCGGGAACAAGGGCTCCGGCACGCCGGGGGCCGACAGCGAGCGGACGGAGGGCCGGGCATGA
- a CDS encoding thiolase family protein, which produces MPEDVYLIDGARTPQGRYGGALASVRPDDLAALVVGEAVRRAGVPAEAIDEVILGAANQAGEDNRDVARMAVLLAGLPHTVPGYTVNRLCASGLTAVASAAQAIRAGEAEIAVAGGVESMTRAPWVMAKPGTPWAKPGEVFDTSLGWRFTNPRFTAADRAAGPGELRTTLSMGETAEEVAALDGTTREQSDAFALRSHQRAVAAREAGRFDREIVAVPVKDGEVTRDEGPRPGSSMEKLGTLRTVFRADGIVTAGSASPLSDGASALVVASAAAVERYGLTPRARIVGSASAGVEPHLMGLGPVPATRKALDRAGWSVGDLGAVELNEAFAAQAIGVIDRLGLDDAVVNADGGAIALGHPLGCSGSRILLTLLGRMEREGAAKGLATLCVGVGQGVAMLVERV; this is translated from the coding sequence GTGCCTGAGGACGTCTACCTGATCGACGGGGCCCGCACCCCGCAGGGCCGCTACGGCGGCGCGCTCGCCTCCGTCCGTCCCGACGACCTCGCGGCGCTCGTCGTCGGCGAGGCGGTGCGGCGGGCCGGGGTGCCCGCCGAGGCGATCGACGAGGTGATCCTCGGCGCCGCCAACCAGGCCGGTGAGGACAACCGCGACGTGGCCCGCATGGCGGTGCTCCTCGCGGGCCTGCCGCACACCGTGCCCGGGTACACCGTCAACCGGCTGTGCGCCTCGGGGCTCACGGCGGTCGCCTCGGCCGCGCAGGCGATCCGCGCCGGGGAGGCGGAGATCGCCGTCGCGGGCGGCGTCGAGTCGATGACCCGCGCCCCGTGGGTCATGGCGAAGCCGGGGACGCCGTGGGCGAAGCCCGGCGAGGTCTTCGACACCTCGCTCGGCTGGCGCTTCACCAACCCGCGCTTCACCGCCGCCGACCGCGCCGCGGGCCCCGGCGAGCTCCGTACGACGCTCAGCATGGGCGAGACGGCCGAGGAGGTCGCCGCGCTCGACGGGACGACCCGCGAGCAGTCCGACGCCTTCGCGCTGCGCAGCCACCAGCGGGCCGTCGCGGCGCGGGAGGCCGGGCGCTTCGACCGCGAGATCGTCGCCGTGCCGGTCAAGGACGGCGAGGTCACGCGGGACGAGGGGCCGCGCCCGGGCTCCTCGATGGAGAAGCTCGGCACGCTCCGTACGGTCTTCCGCGCCGACGGCATCGTGACGGCCGGTTCCGCCTCGCCGCTCTCGGACGGCGCCTCGGCGCTCGTCGTGGCGAGCGCGGCGGCCGTGGAGCGGTACGGGCTGACGCCGCGCGCCCGTATCGTCGGCTCGGCCTCGGCCGGGGTCGAGCCGCACCTCATGGGCCTCGGCCCGGTGCCCGCGACGCGCAAGGCGCTCGACCGGGCGGGCTGGTCGGTGGGCGATCTCGGGGCCGTCGAGCTGAACGAGGCGTTCGCCGCCCAGGCGATCGGCGTCATCGACCGGCTCGGCCTGGACGACGCGGTCGTCAACGCGGACGGCGGCGCGATCGCGCTCGGCCACCCGCTCGGCTGCTCCGGCTCCCGCATCCTGCTGACCCTCCTGGGCCGCATGGAGCGCGAGGGCGCCGCGAAGGGCCTCGCGACGCTGTGCGTGGGCGTCGGCCAGGGGGTCGCGATGCTCGTGGAGCGGGTGTGA
- the paaN gene encoding phenylacetic acid degradation protein PaaN, with product MSSPATARTDFFARHEGLLRAAAEAIATRGFHSAYPESPSKSVYGEEAPEAGERAFRDLLDRPFALPGHPGEAGAVGGEVSPYGPRLGVTYPRLDPREAVATAKAAGRAWRRTSPDTRAGVAAEILARLNAASFQMAHAVHHTTGQPFVMAFQAGGANAQDRGLEAVAYAWTAQRQAPAAATWAKPTRKGEPLTLEKTFTPVGRGVSLLIACNTFPTWNGYPGLFASLVTGNPVVVKPHPAAVLPLALSVRVARDVLAEAGFDPNTVLLAAEAPEDRVAATLATDPDVRIIDFTGSTGFGDWLEQNARQAAVHTEKAGLNTVVLDSTADYKGLLRNLAFSLSLYSGQMCTTPQNLYVPREGLATDQGVKTPEVFAADLADALGKLLGDPQRAAGTLGALTGEAVRARVDKARALGGTQFGGEPLAHPEYPEAVLRTPLVAVLDADRDAETYRTEWFGPISFVIATDSTARAVELLRETVAAHGALTASVHSTDEEVLEATREAALDAGVHLAENFTGQVFVNQTAAFSDYHGSQANPAASATLSDWAFVTGRFAVLQSRRPAVATQEATGA from the coding sequence ATGTCTTCTCCCGCCACTGCCAGGACCGATTTCTTCGCACGTCACGAGGGTCTGCTCCGCGCTGCCGCCGAGGCGATCGCCACGCGCGGTTTCCACTCGGCCTACCCCGAGTCGCCGAGCAAGTCCGTCTACGGCGAGGAGGCCCCCGAGGCCGGCGAGCGCGCCTTCCGCGACCTGCTCGACCGGCCCTTCGCGCTGCCGGGCCACCCGGGCGAGGCGGGGGCCGTGGGCGGCGAGGTCTCCCCGTACGGGCCGCGGCTCGGCGTCACGTACCCGCGGCTCGACCCGCGCGAGGCGGTGGCGACCGCGAAGGCGGCGGGCCGCGCCTGGCGCCGTACGAGCCCCGACACGCGGGCCGGGGTCGCGGCGGAGATCCTCGCGCGGCTCAACGCGGCGAGCTTCCAGATGGCGCACGCGGTGCACCACACGACCGGGCAGCCCTTCGTCATGGCCTTCCAGGCCGGTGGCGCGAACGCGCAGGACCGCGGGCTCGAAGCCGTCGCGTACGCCTGGACGGCGCAGCGGCAGGCGCCCGCCGCGGCGACGTGGGCGAAGCCGACGCGCAAGGGCGAGCCGCTGACCCTGGAGAAGACGTTCACGCCCGTCGGGCGCGGCGTCTCGCTGCTCATCGCGTGCAACACCTTCCCGACGTGGAACGGCTACCCGGGGCTCTTCGCGAGCCTCGTCACCGGCAACCCGGTCGTCGTCAAGCCGCACCCGGCCGCCGTGCTGCCGCTCGCGCTGAGCGTCCGCGTCGCCCGCGACGTGCTCGCCGAGGCCGGGTTCGACCCGAACACCGTGCTGCTCGCCGCCGAGGCTCCCGAGGACCGCGTCGCGGCGACACTCGCGACCGACCCCGACGTGCGGATCATCGACTTCACCGGTTCGACCGGCTTCGGCGACTGGCTGGAGCAGAACGCCCGCCAGGCCGCCGTGCACACCGAGAAGGCGGGCCTCAACACCGTCGTCCTCGACTCGACCGCCGACTACAAGGGCCTGCTGCGCAACCTGGCGTTCTCGCTGTCGCTCTACAGCGGCCAGATGTGCACGACCCCGCAGAACCTGTACGTACCGCGCGAGGGCCTCGCGACCGACCAGGGCGTCAAGACGCCCGAGGTCTTCGCCGCCGACCTCGCCGACGCGCTCGGCAAGCTCCTCGGCGACCCGCAGCGGGCCGCGGGGACGCTCGGCGCGCTCACCGGCGAGGCCGTGCGCGCACGCGTCGACAAGGCCCGCGCCCTCGGTGGCACGCAGTTCGGCGGCGAGCCCCTGGCCCACCCGGAGTACCCCGAGGCCGTGTTGCGCACGCCGCTCGTGGCGGTGCTCGACGCCGACCGGGACGCGGAGACCTACCGCACCGAGTGGTTCGGGCCGATCTCCTTCGTCATCGCGACCGATTCCACCGCGCGGGCCGTCGAGCTGCTGCGCGAGACGGTCGCGGCGCACGGCGCGCTGACCGCGAGCGTGCACTCCACCGACGAGGAGGTCCTGGAGGCGACCCGCGAGGCCGCGCTCGACGCGGGCGTCCACCTCGCCGAGAACTTCACCGGGCAGGTCTTCGTCAACCAGACCGCCGCGTTCAGCGACTACCACGGCTCGCAGGCCAACCCCGCCGCGTCGGCGACCCTCAGCGACTGGGCCTTCGTCACCGGGCGCTTCGCGGTGCTCCAGTCCCGCCGCCCGGCGGTCGCAACGCAGGAGGCCACCGGTGCCTGA
- the paaI gene encoding hydroxyphenylacetyl-CoA thioesterase PaaI: protein MWERDRASQGLGMELLSSGDGTARVRMEITGAMVNGHGVAHGGFLFTLADTAFAVACNSRGPVTVGAGADIDFVAPAFEGDVLVAEARERTRFGRSGLYDVRIERDDPRHTVVVEFRGRSRVIRGVEEQA, encoded by the coding sequence ATGTGGGAGAGGGACAGGGCTTCTCAGGGCCTGGGCATGGAGCTGCTGTCCTCGGGGGACGGCACCGCCAGGGTCCGGATGGAGATCACCGGCGCCATGGTCAACGGGCACGGCGTCGCCCACGGCGGCTTTCTCTTCACCCTCGCCGACACGGCCTTCGCCGTCGCCTGCAACTCCCGCGGTCCGGTGACCGTCGGGGCCGGCGCCGACATCGATTTCGTGGCACCGGCGTTCGAGGGCGACGTCCTCGTCGCCGAGGCGAGGGAGCGCACCCGGTTCGGCCGCAGCGGTCTGTACGACGTGCGTATCGAGCGCGACGACCCCCGGCACACCGTCGTCGTGGAGTTCCGCGGTCGCAGCCGTGTGATCCGAGGCGTGGAGGAACAAGCATGA
- the paaK gene encoding phenylacetate--CoA ligase PaaK: protein MTTTEAGTTESWPEEQPHTAPGTRPARFGEPLPDELRDPAEKLGREEIRALQLERLRATLDHAYANVPLYRRKFDEAGVRPEDLRTLEDIARFPYTTKADLRETYPFGMFAVPRERVRRLHASSGTTGRPTVVGYTDGDLSNWADLVARSLRAAGARPGDRVHVSYGYGLFTGGLGAHYGVERAGCTVIPASGGQTARQVQLIQDFEPDLIMVTPSYMLTLLDEFERQGVDPRSTKLRAGVFGAEPWTEEMRREIEDRMGIHAVDIYGLSEVMGPGVASECAETKDGLHIWEDQFLPEVVDPITDEVLPDGTSGELVFTSLTKEALPIIRYRTRDLTRLLPGTARPGMRRMEKVTGRCDDMIILRGVNLFPSQIEEILLRVPALAPHFQIHLGRRGRMDHLTVRVEARQDSGPEAREAAAAVVLQQIKDTIGVSVGIEVVDPDTLERSVGKIKRIMDERGK from the coding sequence ATGACAACCACTGAGGCCGGAACGACGGAGTCCTGGCCCGAGGAGCAGCCGCACACCGCCCCGGGCACCCGCCCGGCGCGCTTCGGGGAACCGCTCCCCGACGAGCTGCGCGACCCGGCCGAGAAGCTCGGCCGCGAGGAGATCCGCGCCCTCCAGCTGGAGCGGCTGCGCGCAACCCTCGACCACGCCTACGCGAACGTGCCGCTGTACCGCCGCAAGTTCGACGAGGCGGGGGTGCGCCCCGAGGACCTGCGCACCCTGGAGGACATCGCCCGCTTCCCGTACACGACGAAGGCGGACCTGCGCGAGACGTACCCCTTCGGGATGTTCGCCGTCCCGCGCGAGAGGGTCCGCAGGCTGCACGCCTCCAGCGGCACCACCGGGCGCCCCACCGTCGTCGGCTACACCGACGGCGACCTGAGCAACTGGGCCGACCTCGTCGCCCGCTCGCTGCGCGCCGCCGGGGCCCGCCCCGGGGACCGCGTGCACGTCAGCTACGGCTACGGGCTGTTCACCGGCGGCCTCGGCGCGCACTACGGCGTCGAGCGGGCCGGCTGCACCGTCATCCCCGCCTCCGGCGGCCAGACCGCCAGGCAGGTCCAGCTCATCCAGGACTTCGAGCCCGACCTCATCATGGTCACGCCCTCCTACATGCTCACGCTGCTCGACGAGTTCGAGCGCCAGGGCGTCGACCCGCGCTCCACGAAGCTGCGCGCGGGCGTCTTCGGCGCCGAGCCGTGGACCGAGGAGATGCGCCGCGAGATCGAGGACCGCATGGGCATCCACGCGGTCGACATCTACGGACTCTCCGAGGTCATGGGGCCCGGTGTCGCGAGCGAGTGCGCCGAGACGAAGGACGGCCTGCACATCTGGGAGGACCAGTTCCTGCCCGAGGTCGTCGACCCGATCACCGACGAGGTGCTGCCCGACGGCACCTCCGGCGAGCTGGTCTTCACCTCGCTCACCAAGGAAGCCCTCCCGATCATCCGCTACCGCACCCGCGACCTCACCCGCCTCCTGCCCGGCACCGCGCGGCCGGGGATGCGGCGCATGGAGAAGGTCACCGGGCGCTGCGACGACATGATCATCCTGCGCGGCGTGAACCTCTTCCCGAGCCAGATCGAGGAGATCCTGCTCCGCGTCCCGGCGCTCGCCCCGCACTTCCAGATCCACCTGGGACGCCGCGGTCGCATGGACCACCTCACGGTCCGCGTCGAGGCCCGCCAGGACTCGGGCCCCGAGGCCCGCGAGGCCGCGGCGGCCGTCGTCCTCCAGCAGATCAAGGACACGATCGGCGTCAGCGTCGGCATCGAGGTCGTCGACCCCGACACCCTGGAACGCTCGGTCGGCAAGATCAAGCGGATCATGGACGAGCGCGGCAAGTAG